The genomic region CAGGGCCGTAGCGGGCGGTATAAGCTCGAGATCGATTTCTAGTCCTTCCTTCTGCGATCCAGGGCCCGGGCATGGGCTTCCAGACCCTCCTCGCGGGCCATGTGGGCCCCCAGCACCGAGAGCTTGCTGGCCGCTTCATGGGTGAGCCCCACCACCGGAATCACCTTGAAAAAATCGCGCAGCGAGAGCCCCCCGCCAAAACGGGCCGTGCCGGAGGTGGGCATCACGTGGCTGGGGCCTGCAATGTAATCACCCAGCGCCTCGCAGGAATGTTCTCCCAGGAAAACGCCTCCGGCATTGCGCACCATTCCCAGGGCGGCCAGGGGGTCGTGAATGGAGAGGCACAGGTGCTCAGGGGCGTACAGGTTGGAAAGCTCCAGGGCTTGCTCCAGATGCTCTACCAGCACCAGCCCGCTGCGCTCCAGAGCCTGACGGGCGATGGAAGCCCTGGGCAGGTCAGCCAGCTGGCGCTCGAGCTCCTCCGCGACCCGCTCCAGTAGCTCCCGGTACGGTGAGAGCAGCCAGGCTTCGGAGTCCGGGCCGTGTTCGGCCTGGGCCAAGAGGTCGGCGGCCAGGAGTTTGGGGTCGGCGGAGGCATCGGCGATGATGAGGGTCTCGGTAGGCCCCGGCAGGCCCTCCATGCCCACCACCCCGTACACCTCGCGCTTGGCCAGCACCACATAGCGGTTGCCCGGCCCCATGATTTTGTCGACCCGGGGCACCGTCTCGGTGCCGTAGGCCAGGGCGCCAATGGCCTGGGCCCCGCCCATGCCAAACAGACGGTCGGCCCCCGCTACCCAGGCCGCCGCCAGAATGCCGGGGTGCACCCGGGGCGGCGAGGCTATCACAATCTCGCCCACCCCCGCTACTTTGGCCGGCACCGCCGTCATGAGCACGGTGGAGAGCAGCGGGGCCGACCCCCCCGGCACATAGACCCCGACCCGATCCAACGGGCGCACCAGTTGGCCCAGCACCCCCTCCGGCCCGGCCTCCAGAAAACCGCCCATGGGCTCGCGCCGATAGAAAGCTTCGATGCGCTCCTTGGCGGTCTCGAGGGCATCTCGCAGGTCGGCATCCAGGCTCTCGTAGGCCTCGCGCCAGACCCGCTTGGGAATCTCCTCCACCCCGTGCCCATCTATTTCCTGGCTAATCCGCTGCAAGGCTGCGTCGCCTTCGTGCTCGACCTGATGCAAGATGTACCGCACTGTTTCCAGTGCATCGCCATATTCCACCGTCATGCGGCGGCTTTTGAAGTGATCGAGGATTTGCTCTGGGGTTTTGATC from Meiothermus sp. harbors:
- the hisD gene encoding histidinol dehydrogenase, which codes for MTVEYGDALETVRYILHQVEHEGDAALQRISQEIDGHGVEEIPKRVWREAYESLDADLRDALETAKERIEAFYRREPMGGFLEAGPEGVLGQLVRPLDRVGVYVPGGSAPLLSTVLMTAVPAKVAGVGEIVIASPPRVHPGILAAAWVAGADRLFGMGGAQAIGALAYGTETVPRVDKIMGPGNRYVVLAKREVYGVVGMEGLPGPTETLIIADASADPKLLAADLLAQAEHGPDSEAWLLSPYRELLERVAEELERQLADLPRASIARQALERSGLVLVEHLEQALELSNLYAPEHLCLSIHDPLAALGMVRNAGGVFLGEHSCEALGDYIAGPSHVMPTSGTARFGGGLSLRDFFKVIPVVGLTHEAASKLSVLGAHMAREEGLEAHARALDRRRKD